One Vairimorpha necatrix chromosome 7, complete sequence DNA segment encodes these proteins:
- a CDS encoding reverse transcriptase: MNRLHGPLPKCASGERFIVVATDYVTKWVEARAIKHKSAYEIAKFIMEEIFTRHGPVNVIRSDQGLEFKNQIVNRVSELPKAKFRYSSPYHPRSNGPVERTNQSLILKLSKFVSDYPIHWDKALPFALMQYRSSPIGKLGMSPFEMLYGRKAVLPSIIQDLPNDFEMLFTDPSEYLATRAQIAENTQDIINTRNRENILKEDKRSTRKDRPDTVPEGTIVYMRNRNMRIKLDKKFIGPYIVKENKTKGAYLIKSLENDTEHHINRSDFVTFKTEENLPKNTQSILDGHLQLEEGRVLPPSLAAPIND, translated from the coding sequence ATGAATCGACTGCATGGGCCCCTGCCTAAGTGCGCCTCTGGGGAACGATTTATCGTAGTAGCTACTGATTATGTAACTAAATGGGTGGAAGCGAGGGCCATCAAACATAAATCGGCGTATGAAATTGCTAAGTTCATCATGGAAGAGATCTTTACCAGACATGGGCCTGTTAACGTGATCAGGAGCGACCAAGGATTAGAATTTAAGAATCAGATTGTGAACAGAGTATCTGAGCTACCCAAAGCTAAATTTAGATATTCTAGTCCTTATCATCCACGATCTAACGGCCCAGTGGAGAGAACTAACCAGAGTCTCATATTAAAACTGTCTAAATTTGTATCGGATTACCCAATTCATTGGGACAAGGCCTTGCCTTTTGCTCTTATGCAATACCGCTCGTCTCCGATCGGGAAACTCGGAATGTCACCGTTCGAAATGCTGTATGGAAGAAAAGCAGTATTACCGAGTATAATACAAGACCTTCCCAATGACTTCGAGATGCTGTTTACTGATCCGTCAGAGTATTTAGCTACGAGAGCACAGATAGCTGAAAACACTCAGGATATTATTAACACCCGGAATAGagaaaacattttaaaggAAGACAAGCGATCTACCAGAAAAGATCGACCTGATACTGTACCAGAGGGAACTATAGTTTATATGAGAAACAGAAATATGAGAATTAAACTCGATAAGAAGTTCATCGGACCGTACATAgttaaagaaaacaaaactAAAGGTGCGTATTTAATCAAAAGTTTGGAAAATGACACAGAACATCACATTAACCGCAGTGATTTCGTAACATTCAAGACAGAAGAAAATCTGCCAAAGAATACCCAGTCGATCTTAGACGGACATCTCCAATTAGAAGAGGGAAGAGTGTTACCACCATCACTTGCGGCACCAATAAACGACTGA